A genome region from Streptomyces antimycoticus includes the following:
- a CDS encoding sensor histidine kinase: MESARSTESLPQLRLDELLEELQLRIDGVRGTQDRVHSLLEAVLSVGRELDLSHVLRRIVEAAVVLVDAEYGALGVIGEDQRLAEFLPVGTDKDRIEAIGHLPSGHGLLGELIRHPQPLRLGELSEHPASYRFPPDHPPMGSFLGVPIRVRDEIFGNLYLTEKRGGKEFDGEDETVLSTLAVAAGVAIENARLYEEARHRQRWLEANAEVTHSLLSGVDETRVLELIVEHARRILSADLGVLMLPVAGTDELQVEVAAGTDAEAHRGLVLPRRGTFGGAAFTASEPVTSTDVQNDPRITVGPQRWEGLGPAVAVPMRTSDGVGGVLSLARMADSPAFTQIETDTLLGFAGQAAIAMKLAERRRDAEQLALLEDRDRIARDLHDLAIQRLFAAGMTLQSTLRFVQHPEGSERLLRVVDDLDDTIKIIRSTIFGLRSHEAGPAVQGLRVRTAKTIEEAVPALGFTPSLRTEGLVDTDVPRTVADDMVAVLAEAMSNIARHARADAAEISLVVAAGRLTLMVTDNGMGIPEGGRRSGLRNMAERAEKLGGELELAEPPGGGTRLVWGVPLPERQA, from the coding sequence ATGGAGAGCGCGAGGAGTACGGAGTCCCTGCCCCAGCTGCGACTGGACGAGCTGCTGGAGGAACTGCAGCTGCGCATCGACGGGGTGCGCGGCACCCAGGACCGGGTGCACAGCCTGCTGGAGGCCGTCCTGTCGGTGGGCCGGGAGCTGGATCTTTCGCATGTGCTGCGGAGGATCGTCGAGGCCGCCGTGGTGCTCGTGGACGCCGAATACGGCGCGCTGGGGGTGATCGGCGAGGACCAGCGGCTGGCCGAATTCCTGCCGGTGGGCACCGACAAGGACCGGATCGAGGCGATCGGGCATCTGCCGTCCGGCCACGGCCTCCTGGGGGAGCTGATCCGCCATCCCCAGCCGCTGCGGCTCGGCGAGCTCTCGGAGCATCCGGCCTCCTACCGCTTTCCGCCGGACCATCCGCCGATGGGCTCCTTCCTCGGGGTGCCCATCCGGGTGCGCGACGAGATCTTCGGCAACCTCTATCTCACCGAGAAGCGCGGCGGTAAGGAGTTCGACGGCGAGGACGAGACGGTGCTGTCCACCCTCGCCGTGGCCGCCGGAGTGGCCATCGAGAACGCCCGGCTGTACGAGGAGGCCCGGCACCGCCAGCGCTGGCTGGAGGCTAATGCCGAGGTCACCCACAGCCTGCTGTCCGGAGTGGACGAGACCCGGGTCCTGGAGCTGATCGTCGAGCATGCCCGCCGGATCCTCTCCGCCGATCTGGGCGTGCTGATGCTGCCGGTGGCCGGCACCGACGAACTGCAGGTCGAGGTGGCGGCGGGGACCGATGCCGAGGCCCACCGCGGTCTGGTGCTGCCCCGCCGGGGCACCTTCGGCGGTGCGGCCTTCACCGCCTCCGAGCCGGTGACCAGCACCGACGTCCAGAACGACCCGCGGATCACCGTCGGCCCGCAGCGCTGGGAGGGTCTCGGCCCGGCCGTCGCGGTGCCGATGCGGACGAGCGATGGAGTGGGCGGAGTGCTCTCGCTGGCCCGCATGGCGGACAGCCCCGCCTTCACCCAGATCGAGACCGACACCCTGCTGGGCTTCGCGGGCCAGGCGGCCATCGCGATGAAACTGGCCGAGCGGCGGCGCGACGCGGAGCAGCTCGCGCTGCTCGAGGACCGCGACCGGATCGCCCGCGATCTGCACGACCTGGCCATCCAGCGGCTCTTCGCCGCCGGGATGACGCTGCAGTCCACCCTGCGCTTCGTCCAGCACCCGGAGGGCTCCGAACGGCTGCTGCGGGTGGTGGACGACCTGGACGACACCATCAAGATCATCCGCTCGACGATCTTCGGGCTGCGCTCGCACGAGGCGGGCCCCGCCGTCCAGGGGCTGCGGGTCCGTACCGCCAAGACCATCGAGGAGGCCGTGCCCGCGCTCGGCTTCACCCCCTCGCTGCGCACCGAGGGCCTGGTCGACACCGATGTGCCGCGCACCGTCGCGGACGACATGGTCGCCGTCCTGGCCGAGGCGATGTCGAACATCGCCCGGCACGCACGGGCCGACGCCGCCGAGATCTCGCTGGTCGTGGCGGCCGGGCGACTGACCCTCATGGTCACGGACAACGGGATGGGCATCCCCGAGGGCGGCCGTCGCAGCGGACTGCGCAACATGGCCGAGCGCGCCGAGAAACTCGGCGGTGAGCTGGAGCTCGCCGAGCCGCCGGGCGGCGGCACCCGCCTGGTGTGGGGCGTACCGCTGCCGGAGCGGCAGGCGTAG
- a CDS encoding response regulator produces MTETRATRATPATPATPIRVFVLDDHEVVRRGLHDLLDAEPDIEVVGDAGTVDHALARGPALRPAVAILDVRLPDGDGITVCRELRSRMPDLACLMLTSFDDDDALLDAIMAGAAGYVLKQIKGSDLVSAVRTVASGQSMLDPATTARLMSTLRGDTAPQEPRDEVLAGLSPREREILVLIGDGLTNRQIGKRLFLSEKTVKNHISRLLAKLGVERRIQAAVLATHSAPPPADDHPG; encoded by the coding sequence ATGACCGAGACACGAGCGACACGAGCGACACCGGCGACACCGGCGACACCGATCAGGGTGTTCGTACTCGACGACCACGAAGTCGTCCGGCGCGGACTGCACGACCTCCTGGACGCCGAACCGGACATCGAGGTGGTCGGCGACGCGGGAACCGTGGACCACGCGCTGGCCCGGGGCCCGGCGCTGCGGCCCGCTGTGGCCATCCTGGACGTCCGGCTGCCGGACGGGGACGGCATCACGGTCTGCCGTGAGCTGCGCTCCCGGATGCCGGACCTGGCCTGTCTGATGCTGACCTCGTTCGACGACGACGACGCTCTGCTGGACGCGATCATGGCCGGGGCGGCGGGCTACGTGCTCAAGCAGATCAAGGGGTCGGACCTGGTCTCGGCGGTGCGGACCGTCGCCTCCGGTCAGTCGATGCTCGACCCGGCCACCACCGCCCGGCTGATGAGCACCCTGCGGGGCGACACCGCCCCGCAGGAGCCCAGGGACGAGGTGCTGGCCGGGCTGTCCCCGCGCGAGCGGGAAATCCTGGTGCTGATCGGCGACGGGCTCACCAATCGGCAGATCGGCAAGCGGCTCTTCCTGTCCGAGAAGACGGTCAAGAACCACATCTCCCGGCTGCTGGCCAAGCTGGGTGTGGAGCGCCGTATCCAGGCGGCGGTGCTGGCGACCCACTCGGCCCCGCCCCCCGCCGACGACCATCCGGGATGA
- a CDS encoding Rv1733c family protein — MGTEVRGRRTWRWRRNPLRRRSDVIEAWVVLVTGLVMAVGGPVAGVAAGTAVDTSLRQERADRHRVPAVLKEDAPVAQPAGDGSTTGQVRAIVRWTGPDGTVHTGTARVHDGSKAGTATEVWTDDRGRLVQRPPTPEQIATRAVLAGTSAAAGVGAISLAGRGVARWRLDRARTQEWGRAWAEVGPRWSRHIR; from the coding sequence ATGGGCACGGAAGTGCGGGGGCGGCGGACATGGCGGTGGCGTCGCAATCCGCTCAGACGCCGCTCGGATGTGATCGAGGCCTGGGTCGTGCTGGTCACCGGCCTGGTGATGGCGGTCGGCGGCCCGGTGGCGGGGGTGGCCGCGGGCACCGCCGTGGACACGTCGCTGCGGCAGGAGCGGGCGGACCGGCACCGGGTGCCCGCGGTCCTGAAGGAGGACGCGCCCGTCGCGCAGCCCGCCGGCGACGGGTCCACCACCGGCCAGGTGCGCGCGATCGTCCGGTGGACCGGCCCGGACGGCACCGTCCACACCGGCACGGCCCGGGTCCACGACGGCAGCAAGGCGGGCACCGCCACCGAGGTCTGGACCGATGACCGGGGCCGCCTCGTCCAGCGGCCGCCCACCCCTGAGCAGATCGCCACCCGCGCGGTGCTCGCCGGGACGTCGGCCGCGGCGGGCGTGGGCGCGATCTCGCTGGCCGGACGTGGTGTGGCGCGCTGGCGCCTGGACCGCGCCCGCACCCAGGAATGGGGCCGCGCCTGGGCCGAGGTCGGCCCCCGCTGGAGCCGCCACATCCGGTGA
- a CDS encoding Acg family FMN-binding oxidoreductase, protein MQPAMLDAAILEKLISAAVAAPSMHNTQPWRYRLNPDTVTLEVRAAPERALRYADPMGRALSVSAGAAVFNLRVAVAHFGWDPVVRLLPYRSQPDLLATVRLAAAPHDGAGREAPHHGDRHDAPHGAPDHDLYDVIWRRHSSRSPFSGRRLPPRVLYELAEAARAHGATLWLAGPEETSRLLRLTAEAERRTSGDPRRLAESRDWVRDIGPYGIPAAALGPRDVTGRLPMRDYLGPGPDGRRGGDAPAAAFESHPAIAVLATDQDRRTDWLRAGQALEHVLLLATSYTVRASLLHQALEWSDLRWSLSDAHRTPGHVQMLIRLGYGPVGPATPRSGAAETLDGGR, encoded by the coding sequence ATGCAGCCCGCAATGCTCGACGCGGCGATCCTGGAGAAGCTCATCTCCGCGGCCGTGGCCGCCCCGTCGATGCACAACACCCAGCCGTGGCGCTATCGGCTGAACCCCGACACCGTCACGCTGGAGGTCCGGGCCGCCCCCGAGCGGGCGCTGCGGTACGCCGATCCGATGGGCCGGGCGCTGAGCGTCTCCGCCGGGGCCGCCGTGTTCAATCTGCGGGTCGCCGTGGCCCATTTCGGCTGGGACCCGGTGGTCCGGCTGCTGCCGTACCGGTCACAGCCCGATCTGCTGGCCACGGTGCGCCTGGCCGCGGCGCCCCACGACGGCGCCGGGCGCGAGGCCCCGCACCACGGCGACCGGCACGATGCCCCGCACGGCGCCCCGGACCACGATCTGTACGACGTCATCTGGCGGCGGCACAGCAGCCGCTCCCCCTTCTCCGGGCGCCGGCTGCCGCCACGGGTGCTGTACGAACTGGCGGAGGCCGCGCGGGCACACGGGGCCACCCTGTGGCTGGCGGGCCCCGAGGAGACCTCGCGGCTGCTGCGGCTGACCGCCGAGGCGGAACGGCGCACCTCGGGGGATCCGCGCCGGCTCGCCGAGAGCCGCGACTGGGTCCGCGACATCGGGCCGTACGGCATCCCGGCGGCCGCCCTCGGGCCGCGGGACGTCACCGGGCGGCTGCCCATGCGCGACTACCTCGGTCCGGGGCCGGACGGCCGCCGGGGCGGTGATGCGCCCGCCGCGGCGTTCGAGAGCCATCCGGCCATCGCCGTGCTGGCCACGGACCAGGACCGGCGCACCGACTGGCTGCGGGCCGGGCAGGCGCTGGAACACGTACTGCTGCTGGCGACCTCGTACACGGTCCGGGCCTCCCTGCTGCACCAGGCGCTGGAGTGGTCGGATCTGCGGTGGTCGCTGAGCGACGCCCACCGGACGCCGGGCCATGTGCAGATGCTGATCCGGCTGGGTTACGGACCGGTCGGGCCGGCCACTCCGCGCAGCGGGGCGGCCGAGACCCTGGACGGGGGCCGCTGA
- a CDS encoding CBS domain-containing protein has protein sequence MPRSAHIVSDVMTHTVVAVGREAPFKEIVRTLEQWRVSALPVLEGEGRVIGVVSEADLLPKEEFRDSDPARVAQLPDLPGVAKAGAVTADELMTTPAITVHASATLAEAARIMTHKRVKRLPVVDEEGRLEGIVSRADLLKVFLRPDDDIEEEVRREVVAHLFPAAGETVRVSVNEGVVTLTGRVKEAVLIPAAARLIRAIEGVVDFDNQLTAAPHTAQRR, from the coding sequence GTGCCCCGGAGTGCGCACATTGTGAGCGATGTGATGACCCATACCGTCGTCGCCGTCGGCCGCGAAGCGCCGTTCAAGGAGATCGTCAGAACGCTGGAGCAGTGGAGGGTGAGCGCCCTGCCGGTGCTGGAGGGCGAGGGCCGGGTCATCGGGGTGGTCTCGGAGGCGGATCTGCTGCCCAAGGAGGAGTTCCGCGACAGCGATCCGGCGCGGGTGGCGCAACTGCCCGACCTCCCCGGTGTCGCCAAGGCGGGCGCGGTGACGGCCGATGAGCTGATGACGACCCCCGCCATCACCGTCCACGCGAGCGCGACGCTCGCCGAGGCCGCACGGATCATGACCCATAAGCGGGTCAAGCGGCTCCCGGTGGTGGACGAGGAGGGCCGCCTGGAGGGCATCGTCAGCCGCGCCGACCTGCTGAAGGTGTTTCTGCGGCCGGACGACGACATCGAGGAGGAGGTGCGCCGCGAGGTGGTGGCCCATCTCTTCCCGGCGGCGGGGGAAACCGTCCGGGTGAGCGTGAACGAGGGCGTGGTCACCCTGACGGGACGGGTCAAGGAGGCCGTTCTCATCCCGGCGGCGGCCCGTCTCATCCGGGCGATCGAGGGCGTGGTCGACTTCGACAACCAACTCACGGCCGCGCCTCATACGGCCCAGCGGCGGTAG
- a CDS encoding IS1182 family transposase: MGEWVGETVGPDVWETCRGLIPVGSVFAFLAEHRGRLFPAQMFADMYPSANGRPSMPPQILAAAITLQALHGLSDYQTVQELRCDLRWKAACGLGLYDMAFDPSLLAYFRRRLARSARPNRIFETVREVVKSTGVLKGKHRRALDSTVLDNAVATQDTVTQIIAAIRTVIREVPHAAEQAAIQCTAHDYTDPGKPRIAWNDEQARADLIDALVTDAVRLLGHLPDQQLGEKAANALGLLALVAGQDVEPAEDSNGRDGRWRITQGTAYDRMISTVDPEARHVHKTRTHRQDGFKAHLAVEPETGLYTALALRPATGTEHHEATVGIDLLADEDSPVDVFGDSAYSTGDTCQILHRAGHRLFLKPAPLKTAVLGGFSLDDFAINTAGSTVTCPAGHTVPLSEPSGRHMQRKALFTDQCASCPLRKQCTTAKTGRIVTIRPHHDLLTAARHQASTDPDWQAAYRRWRPPVERAVAWLVAHGNRRLRYRGTIKNNAWLHTRAAALNLRTLINLGLNHNGDTWHTPAIT, from the coding sequence ATGGGTGAGTGGGTCGGGGAGACGGTCGGGCCGGACGTGTGGGAGACGTGTCGGGGTTTGATCCCAGTCGGGAGTGTGTTCGCGTTTCTGGCCGAGCATCGGGGGAGGCTGTTTCCGGCTCAGATGTTCGCGGACATGTATCCGTCGGCGAACGGGCGGCCGAGTATGCCGCCGCAGATCCTGGCCGCTGCGATCACTCTGCAGGCCCTGCACGGGCTGTCGGATTACCAGACCGTGCAGGAATTGCGGTGTGACCTGCGGTGGAAGGCCGCGTGCGGGCTGGGCCTTTACGACATGGCGTTCGACCCGTCGCTGCTGGCCTACTTCCGCCGCCGGCTGGCCCGCTCCGCCCGTCCGAACCGGATCTTCGAGACCGTACGCGAAGTCGTGAAGAGCACCGGAGTACTGAAAGGCAAGCACCGTCGGGCGCTGGACTCCACCGTGCTGGACAACGCGGTCGCCACCCAGGACACGGTCACCCAGATCATCGCCGCCATCAGGACAGTCATCCGTGAGGTCCCACACGCGGCCGAACAAGCAGCAATCCAGTGCACCGCCCACGATTACACCGACCCGGGCAAACCCCGCATCGCCTGGAACGACGAGCAGGCCCGAGCCGACCTCATCGACGCACTGGTCACCGACGCGGTGCGGCTGCTGGGCCACCTGCCCGACCAACAGCTCGGGGAGAAAGCCGCGAACGCGCTCGGCCTGCTGGCCCTGGTCGCAGGACAGGACGTCGAACCCGCCGAGGACTCCAACGGCCGTGACGGGCGTTGGCGCATCACTCAGGGCACCGCCTACGACCGGATGATCTCCACCGTCGACCCCGAAGCCCGCCACGTCCACAAGACCCGCACCCACCGGCAGGACGGCTTCAAGGCCCACCTGGCCGTCGAGCCCGAGACCGGCTTATACACCGCCCTCGCTCTGCGGCCGGCAACCGGAACCGAGCACCACGAGGCCACTGTCGGCATCGACTTGCTCGCCGACGAAGACAGCCCGGTGGACGTCTTCGGCGACAGCGCCTACTCCACTGGCGACACCTGCCAGATCCTGCACCGAGCAGGACACCGACTCTTCCTCAAGCCCGCCCCGCTGAAGACGGCTGTCCTTGGCGGGTTCAGCCTCGACGACTTCGCCATCAACACCGCGGGCAGCACGGTGACCTGCCCCGCCGGACACACCGTCCCGCTCAGCGAGCCGTCCGGGCGGCACATGCAACGCAAAGCGCTCTTCACCGACCAGTGCGCCAGCTGCCCCCTGCGCAAGCAGTGCACCACCGCCAAGACCGGCCGGATCGTCACCATCCGCCCCCACCACGACCTGCTCACCGCTGCCCGCCACCAGGCCAGCACCGACCCCGACTGGCAAGCCGCCTACCGACGATGGAGACCACCCGTCGAACGCGCCGTCGCCTGGCTCGTCGCCCACGGCAACCGCAGACTCCGCTACCGCGGCACCATCAAGAACAACGCCTGGCTCCACACCCGTGCCGCAGCCCTCAACCTGCGAACCTTGATCAACCTCGGACTCAACCACAACGGCGACACCTGGCACACCCCCGCTATCACCTGA